The following proteins are co-located in the Pomacea canaliculata isolate SZHN2017 linkage group LG8, ASM307304v1, whole genome shotgun sequence genome:
- the LOC112571078 gene encoding uncharacterized protein LOC112571078: MCCEDKISDSPDPDMKCCKDVLINTDTHDCCNSSVPVHKKDGFFCCAEVNVYHNATMTCDEISGKVHLRPSFFNMFFNPADLCTLEAGWRPLTFNDFLGITITGMVDSCNIKSRRRELIIPLSPFSVTSNGLPVNLEGDENVFKVRVRFNKKCHDRISALMSSLKKKALVVHTTNTSFLSKRKPELLIQRGEKSFVSLREAKLDIVQAQSILLSMKRS, encoded by the exons ATGTGCTGTGAAGATAAGATTTCCGACAGCCCTGATCCAGACATGAAATGCTGCAAGGATGTCCTCATTAACACAGATACACATGACTGCTGCAACAGCAGTGTACCAGTCCACAA GAAGGATGGCTTTTTCTGCTGCGCAGAAGTCAATGTCTACCACAATGCCACTATGACCTGCGACGAGATCTCAGGAAAGGTCCATCTCAGGCCGTCGTTTTTCAACATGTTTTTCAACCCCGCTGACTTATGCACGCTGGAAGCAGGATGGCGACCACTCACTTTTAATG ATTTTCTTGGCATCACCATCACAGGTATGGTAGATTCGTGTAACATCAAGAGCAGGAGAAGGGAACTTATCATACCCCTGTCGCCGTTCTCAGTCACTTCAAATGGCCTGCCGGTGAACCTGGAAGGTGACGAGAACGTTTTTAAGGTTCGTGTGCGCTTTAACAAAAAATGCCACGATCGTATATCCGCTCTCATGAGCTCCCTGAAGAAAAAAGCCCTCGTCGTCCATACAACAAACACATCGTTTCTATCAAAGAGAAAACCTGAACTACTCATCCAGCGAGGGGAAAAAAGCTTTGTATCTCTGCGCGAAGCAAAGCTGGACATCGTTCAGGCACAGTCAATCTTGTTATCTATGAAGAGGAGCTAA
- the LOC112570809 gene encoding uncharacterized protein LOC112570809 — MLPKISLTHYRHFQGFVSVLYWKTSCRTEKFWGRHSLFFKNCIIKRHFAAESAAENNVNFKSNSPFSVQIPQNSSYVLDSELADQIVTALRKNQADPNVPVLESNPGIGLVTRKLVQAGVKRVLAVEAIEEFLPSMLKLQGELDHKVLTVFHWDYTLVWLRVVEANSIYQQHEDAVIAYIPPKKSSDGPPLTVFTVLPENKEAMFLLYLIMSFSGQSGFFTLGHPEWFLVISPTLYRKLLLCKMEKDRPLAHYSPFAMCLEVLFDIHLCSELPGWKFTPNFKTKKFKDENLVAGVSSDMRYLIRLTPHSNVYDIIALSEVETFLNFLRQMMSKRTQRLIIRMEELVPNCGIRLIAAGHTMIEQTGDLSPYNFLQIFKEMKTWPEYDGSPMKHHLFDSAGHLFDDDPDLKS; from the exons ATGCTGCCAAAAATATCATTGACACATTATAGGCATTTTCAAGGATTCGTGAGTGTGCTGTATTGGAAAACTTCATGCAGGACAGAGAAATTTTGGGGCCGACACTCactgttctttaaaaattgCATTATAAAGAGACATTTTGCTGCAGAGTCAGCAGCAGAAAATAATGTCAATTTCAAAAGTAATTCGCCGTTTTCAGTTCAAATTCCACAGAACTCTTCATATGTGCTAGATAGTGAACTAGCTG ACCAGATTGTCACAGCTCTACGTAAAAACCAGGCAGACCCAAATGTTCCTGTGCTAGAATCTAATCCAG GAATTGGTCTGGTCACTCGTAAATTAGTGCAAGCAGGAGTTAAGCGTGTTCTTGCTGTTGAAGCTATTGAAGAGTTTCTTCCTTCTATGCTG AAGCTGCAAGGAGAGCTAGATCATAAAGTACTTACCGTGTTTCACTGGGATTATACTTTGGTCTGGTTACGTGTTGTAGAGGCCAACTCCATATACCAGCAACATGAAGACGCTGTGATTGCTTATATTCCTCCCAAAAAAAGTAGTGATG GTCCTCCGTTAACTGTGTTCACAGTTTTACCTGAAAATAAGGAGGCGATGTTCCTGCTTTATCTTATTATGTCCTTCTCAGGACAAAGCGGATTTTTTACCTTAGGTCATCCGGAATGGTTCTTAGTTATCTCTCCTACTTTGTACAGG AAACTCCTACTGTGCAAAATGGAGAAAGATCGCCCTTTAGCTCATTATTCACCTTTTGCAATGTGTTTGGAAGTGCTTTTTGACATTCATCTTTGTTCTGAG ttgCCTGGTTGGAAATTTACACCAAACTTTAAAACGAAGAAATTCAAA GATGAAAATTTGGTAGCAGGTGTATCCTCTGACATGAGATACCTCATACGGCTGACTCCACACAGCAACGTATACGATATTATTGCGCTATCTGAGGTGGAAACTTTTCTCAATTTCTTACGGCAGATGATGTCCAAGAGGACGCAACGCTTGATAATCAGAATGGA AGAGCTTGTGCCAAACTGTGGAATTCGCCTCATTGCAGCAGGTCACACAATGATCGAACAGACAGGAGATCTGAGTCCTTATAATTTTCTGCAGATTTTCAAG GAAATGAAGACTTGGCCAGAATATGATGGATCTCCAATGAAGCACCACTTGTTCGACAGTGCTGGCCACCTATTTGATGATGACCCAGATCTAAAATCTTAG
- the LOC112569848 gene encoding uncharacterized protein LOC112569848 isoform X1, whose protein sequence is MDVSKESGSSGKVINSQVISSQQESLQKTNQKRSYEEAGLSIPVLDAIDEVSKVPKTDHTQSLKKSPSVTNRGASDTTLNKAQYMIPMKEHGWLREVVFRGIFTETSSGQKPADIYYFTPEKKKLRSKVEVAQYLRDHPSVPLTEENFTFLRIPLFEEPWESVRNAGTPRRVQRVSRSHKGKTPARTTSKNDGSRKQQLKPSDHFLDLSMASSPSDIKGEDENSKEWSLISGPSIDSKKAKVVTRSRGRGRGWLRGSWEVREEPHETEVLIQDLPPPEIIIDRADDEEDLSLGEESQKGSQTEMRMQGSREENLSEPPFEPVHFDHAPTHLQHSPSRIVKATARKSTTPHIKFKIPSSKSHSTKKRNLSVGQLCSNSCPGLNGQPPKLQCCVCMCLFHHQCVNTEKSSSQGAADQFKCLRCINMPTPPPSVIPPSKSAGPSASRHEQAPAPPIPTPPSPAVLSMSAPQLTIIHQPSGVIPLFLPLMPGQIACQQLPVQSGSTKHSGQLPQPAEGSNSDAIQVLRGMVGKHDQPVTTSQPLPSMPDPPRLLMRGAVPPPLTLSSKVNPTQSIATAFRPPPRLVAAPGLVASTATPAVTVSGSLIEEAASSSTVTAPLSRSMSTVSLSAEKNSIPPSGSTLMVTSLAEETLKAPVNPPPSPSQKHVSLLSPALSASTLAFATHQDKDPLVLPSLAPSESTPARENLLPLPAPTLSMSTTAATSLPFGKNSLSQPSPAQLLTLPASILKRVNVNQPLALKINNRHIVVPPYCLLKSKEAVKVVLPPGTFSMPPNSETTFPLTVSNNTLTTSSPVTMTTVNPAAAAEQGTQLEAKASDEPSTSYAQARLDLPSTSDVPFISVLASDIPSTSDAYASLDVPSSSDDSSLNKSKSSKYVSSGKCHLRVKSQSQINPSQCMMHRLFGGFDAMLQIFQFLQIPDLLHASQVCSTWLQIARQRTLWQSVNLKDLLVADWEKALKFMRSCGTQKLLLKGVKHKGSQSQAWQILMENLDLLMGLRHIEFGLVPAAVVHAVVEKLTRLEVFKAEHITLFTDIYSEQMWTTPTKLDVGKFGSLVHLRELRLRGVLGLVLPTFTFNGSLSELAHLKHLHSLSLTSLHAMRDSDFNFLADMKHLRELELGNCLNWTSQTYLLLGELRELRHLRLECGGEIPDIGLGDALLYLTKLERLELILFVIPASLNKALSELTCLHTLVLWPDTGCGILPATVNSNAVAAVLNVKHLQVLEWGLMVKDSSAHSKSLLQQTEDSSTIPVLCNGCSLDPDFQHSNDAIMNLTVKEFTERLCGALPLCTNIRVFNTQLLVKGKLCACEFTEDCCLR, encoded by the exons ATGGATGTTTCAAAAGAAAGTGGCAGTTCTGGGAAAGTCATAAACAGCCAGGTAATTTCCTCTCAGCAGGAAAGCTTgcagaaaacaaaccaaaaacgcAGCTATGAGGAGGCAGGGCTGAGCATTCCAGTATTGGATGCTATTGATGAGGTCAGCAAGGTTCCTAAAACTGATCACACTCAAAGCCTCAAGAAGTCTCCTTCGGTAACCAACAGAG GTGCTTCAGATACAACTCTTAATAAAGCACAGTACATGATACCCATGAAAGAACATG GCTGGCTTAGAGAGGTAGTATTTAGAGGTATCTTCACTGAGACTTCTTCTGGCCAAAAGCCTGCTGATATCTACTATTTTACAccagagaagaagaaactt aggtcaaaggtcgaagTTGCCCAATATT TGAGAGATCACCCTTCAGTCCCACTGACGGAGGAAAACTTTACCTTTCTGCGTATACCACTATTTGAGGAGCCCTGGGAATCCGTTCGAAATGCAGGGACACCAAGACGTGTGCAGCGTGTTTCAAGATCTCATAAAGGCAAAACGCCTGCTCGAACAACTTCAAAGAATGATGGTTCCCGCAAACAACAACTGAAACCCTCAGATCACTTTTTAGATTTATCCATGGCCTCATCACCATCAGACATTAAGGGTGAGGATGAAAACAGTAAAGAATGGAGCCTCATTAGTGGGCCTAGCATTGACTCAAAGAAGGCAAAAGTTGTTACAAGGAGCAGAGGTCGAGGCAGGGGTTGGCTGAGAGGAAGCTGGGAGGTGAGAGAGGAGCCCCATGAGACGGAGGTCTTAATCCAGGACCTGCCTCCACCAGAAATCATTATTGATCGAGCAGATGATGAGGAAGATTTAAGTCTAGGTGAGGAGTCCCAGAAAGGTTCACAGACTGAAATGAGGATGCAGGGAAGTCGTGAAGAAAATCTCAGCGAACCTCCATTTGAGCCAGTACACTTCGATCATGCTCCCACCCACTTGCAGCACTCACCTTCTCGCATCGTGAAGGCAACTGCAAGAAAAAGCACCACCCCACATATTAAGTTCAAAATTCCATCCAG CAAATCTCATTCTACAAAAAAGCGCAACTTGTCTGTTGGACAGTTGTGCAGCAACAGTTGTCCTGGGCTTAATGGGCAGCCTCCAAAACTACAGtgctgtgtctgtatgtgtctcTTTCATCACCAGTGTGTGAACACAGAAAAGTCTTCTTCCCAAGGAGCAGCAGATCAGTTCAAATGTTTG cGCTGCATTAACATGCCCACTCCTCCACCCTCTGTCATCCCACCATCCAAATCTGCAGGACCATCAGCATCAAGACATGAACAAGCACCAGCTCCACCCATTCCCACCCCACCATCCCCTGCAGTGTTGAGCATGTCAGCACCGCAGCTCACCATCATACACCAACCTTCAGGTGTCATACCCCTCTTCCTGCCTCTTATGCCTGGACAAATAGCTTGCCAGCAGTTGCCAGTGCAAAGTGGAAGCACGAAACATTCAGGACAACTGCCTCAGCCTGCAGAGGGCAGCAACTCTGATGCTATCCAGGTGCTACGTGGCATGGTAGGAAAGCATGACCAACCAGTCACCACGTCACAGCCACTTCCCAGCATGCCAGACCCACCCCGTCTGTTGATGAGAGGGGCTGTACCTCCTCCACTCACTCTATCCAGTAAAGTCAATCCTACCCAAAGCATTGCCACAGCTTTTCGACCTCCACCACGTCTGGTGGCCGCTCCCGGGTTAGTGGCATCCACAGCAACACCAGCAGTAACTGTTAGTGGCAGCCTTATTGAAGAAGCTGCTTCATCCTCTACTGTAACAGCACCCCTGTCAAGAAGTATGTCAACTGTTTCTTTATCTGCTGAGAAGAATTCAATACCACCATCTGGGAGTACTTTGATGGTTACTTCACTAGCAGAAGAAACTTTAAAAGCACCAGTAAATCCTCCCCCATCCCCTTCACAAAAACATGTGAGTCTGCTGAGTCCTGCCCTATCTGCAAGTACTTTGGCATTTGCTACACATCAAGACAAAGATCCTTTAGTTCTGCCAAGTCTTGCCCCTTCCGAGAGTACACCTGCAAGGGAAAACTTGTTACCTCTGCCAGCTCCAACTCTGTCAATGAGTACAACAGCAGCAACTTCTTTACCTTTTGGAAAAAATTCCTTATCTCAGCCAAGTCCGGCCCAGCTGCTAACCTTACCAGCATCCATATTGAAGCGTGTGAATGTAAACCAGCCATTAGCActaaaaatcaacaacagacACATTGTTGTGCCACCATACTGCCTTCTCAAATCCAAAGAGGCTGTCAAG GTAGTGCTTCCTCCAGGCACATTTTCCATGCCACCCAACTCTGAAACAACATTCCCATTGACTGTATCTAACAACACTCTTACTACATCTTCACCTGTAACTATGACAACTGTCAACCCTGCAGCCGCAGCTGAACAAGGCACACAACTTGAAGCCAAGGCCAGTGATGAACCTTCCACATCATATGCACAAGCTAGACTAGATTTACCTTCTACATCAGATGTCCCTTTTATATCAGTTCTTGCATCTGATATTCCTTCAACATCAGATGCATATGCTTCATTAGATGTACCTTCTTCATCAGATGACAGTTCActcaacaaaagcaaaagctcTAAGTATGTGTCATCAGGGAAGTGCCATCTTAGAGTAAAGTCACAGTCACAAATCAATCCCTCCCAGTGCATGATGCACAGGTTGTTTGGAGGATTTGATGCCATGCTGCAAATCTTCCAGTTTCTTCAGATTCCAGATCTTCTGCA TGCCAGCCAAGTCTGCTCCACCTGGCTACAGATTGCCCGACAGCGAACcttg TGGCAGTCTGTTAATCTCAAAGACCTTTTAGTGGCTGATTGGGAAAAGGCTTTAAAGTTTATGAGGAGTTGTGGAACCCAAAAGCTG CTCTTAAAGGGTGTGAAACACAAGGGTAGCCAGAGTCAGGCCTGGCAAATTCTGATGGAGAACTTGGACTTGCTAATGGGCTTGCGGCACATAGAATTTGGCCTGGTCCCAGCTGCTGTTGTACATGCTGTTGTGGAGAAGCTTACTCGGCTAGAAGTCTTCAAAGCAGAGCATATCACTCTTTTTACGGATATCTACAGTGAACAGATGTG GACAACACCCACCAAGCTGGATGTGGGCAAGTTTGGTAGTCTGGTTCACCTACGGGAGCTGCGGCTGCGTGGAGTGTTGGGGTTGGTGTTGCCCACATTTACCTTCAATGGAAGTTTATCAGAACTAGCACATCTGAAACATCTTCACTCCTTG TCTCTGACATCCTTGCATGCCATGCGGGACAGCGACTTTAATTTCTTAGCTGACATGAAGCATTTGAGGGAGCTTGAATTGGGCAACTGTCTCAACTGGACCTCTCAG ACGTACTTGCTTTTAGGGGAATTACGAGAGCTGCGGCACCTTCGACTAGAATGTGGTGGAGAGATACCTGACATAGGTCTGGGCGATGCTTTATTATATCTCACGAA ACTTGAGCGCTTGGAGCTGATTCTGTTTGTGATCCCAGCCTCTCTCAACAAAGCTTTGTCAGAACTCACCTGTTTACACACATTGGTCCTGTGGCCTGACACCGGCTGTGGCATCTTG CCAGCAACAGTCAACTCTAACGCCGTAGCTGCTGTCCTCAATGTCAAGCATCTGCAAGTCTTGGAATGGGGTTTAATGGTCAAGGACTCTTCTGCACACTCCAAGTCACTGCTGCAGCAGACTGAGGACAGCAGTACCATACCAGTGCTGTGCAATGGCTGCTCCTTGGATCCAGACTTTCAGCACAGCAATGACGCCATCATGAACTTGACTGTAAAGGAGTTTACCGAGCGCTTGTGCGGTGCTCTCCCTTTGTGTACCAACATCCGCGTCTTTAACACTCAGTTGTTGGTAAAAGGCAAACTTTGTGCATGTGAGTTCACAGAAGACTGCTGCCTGAGGTGA
- the LOC112569848 gene encoding uncharacterized protein LOC112569848 isoform X2: protein MASSPSDIKGEDENSKEWSLISGPSIDSKKAKVVTRSRGRGRGWLRGSWEVREEPHETEVLIQDLPPPEIIIDRADDEEDLSLGEESQKGSQTEMRMQGSREENLSEPPFEPVHFDHAPTHLQHSPSRIVKATARKSTTPHIKFKIPSSKSHSTKKRNLSVGQLCSNSCPGLNGQPPKLQCCVCMCLFHHQCVNTEKSSSQGAADQFKCLRCINMPTPPPSVIPPSKSAGPSASRHEQAPAPPIPTPPSPAVLSMSAPQLTIIHQPSGVIPLFLPLMPGQIACQQLPVQSGSTKHSGQLPQPAEGSNSDAIQVLRGMVGKHDQPVTTSQPLPSMPDPPRLLMRGAVPPPLTLSSKVNPTQSIATAFRPPPRLVAAPGLVASTATPAVTVSGSLIEEAASSSTVTAPLSRSMSTVSLSAEKNSIPPSGSTLMVTSLAEETLKAPVNPPPSPSQKHVSLLSPALSASTLAFATHQDKDPLVLPSLAPSESTPARENLLPLPAPTLSMSTTAATSLPFGKNSLSQPSPAQLLTLPASILKRVNVNQPLALKINNRHIVVPPYCLLKSKEAVKVVLPPGTFSMPPNSETTFPLTVSNNTLTTSSPVTMTTVNPAAAAEQGTQLEAKASDEPSTSYAQARLDLPSTSDVPFISVLASDIPSTSDAYASLDVPSSSDDSSLNKSKSSKYVSSGKCHLRVKSQSQINPSQCMMHRLFGGFDAMLQIFQFLQIPDLLHASQVCSTWLQIARQRTLWQSVNLKDLLVADWEKALKFMRSCGTQKLLLKGVKHKGSQSQAWQILMENLDLLMGLRHIEFGLVPAAVVHAVVEKLTRLEVFKAEHITLFTDIYSEQMWTTPTKLDVGKFGSLVHLRELRLRGVLGLVLPTFTFNGSLSELAHLKHLHSLSLTSLHAMRDSDFNFLADMKHLRELELGNCLNWTSQTYLLLGELRELRHLRLECGGEIPDIGLGDALLYLTKLERLELILFVIPASLNKALSELTCLHTLVLWPDTGCGILPATVNSNAVAAVLNVKHLQVLEWGLMVKDSSAHSKSLLQQTEDSSTIPVLCNGCSLDPDFQHSNDAIMNLTVKEFTERLCGALPLCTNIRVFNTQLLVKGKLCACEFTEDCCLR from the exons ATGGCCTCATCACCATCAGACATTAAGGGTGAGGATGAAAACAGTAAAGAATGGAGCCTCATTAGTGGGCCTAGCATTGACTCAAAGAAGGCAAAAGTTGTTACAAGGAGCAGAGGTCGAGGCAGGGGTTGGCTGAGAGGAAGCTGGGAGGTGAGAGAGGAGCCCCATGAGACGGAGGTCTTAATCCAGGACCTGCCTCCACCAGAAATCATTATTGATCGAGCAGATGATGAGGAAGATTTAAGTCTAGGTGAGGAGTCCCAGAAAGGTTCACAGACTGAAATGAGGATGCAGGGAAGTCGTGAAGAAAATCTCAGCGAACCTCCATTTGAGCCAGTACACTTCGATCATGCTCCCACCCACTTGCAGCACTCACCTTCTCGCATCGTGAAGGCAACTGCAAGAAAAAGCACCACCCCACATATTAAGTTCAAAATTCCATCCAG CAAATCTCATTCTACAAAAAAGCGCAACTTGTCTGTTGGACAGTTGTGCAGCAACAGTTGTCCTGGGCTTAATGGGCAGCCTCCAAAACTACAGtgctgtgtctgtatgtgtctcTTTCATCACCAGTGTGTGAACACAGAAAAGTCTTCTTCCCAAGGAGCAGCAGATCAGTTCAAATGTTTG cGCTGCATTAACATGCCCACTCCTCCACCCTCTGTCATCCCACCATCCAAATCTGCAGGACCATCAGCATCAAGACATGAACAAGCACCAGCTCCACCCATTCCCACCCCACCATCCCCTGCAGTGTTGAGCATGTCAGCACCGCAGCTCACCATCATACACCAACCTTCAGGTGTCATACCCCTCTTCCTGCCTCTTATGCCTGGACAAATAGCTTGCCAGCAGTTGCCAGTGCAAAGTGGAAGCACGAAACATTCAGGACAACTGCCTCAGCCTGCAGAGGGCAGCAACTCTGATGCTATCCAGGTGCTACGTGGCATGGTAGGAAAGCATGACCAACCAGTCACCACGTCACAGCCACTTCCCAGCATGCCAGACCCACCCCGTCTGTTGATGAGAGGGGCTGTACCTCCTCCACTCACTCTATCCAGTAAAGTCAATCCTACCCAAAGCATTGCCACAGCTTTTCGACCTCCACCACGTCTGGTGGCCGCTCCCGGGTTAGTGGCATCCACAGCAACACCAGCAGTAACTGTTAGTGGCAGCCTTATTGAAGAAGCTGCTTCATCCTCTACTGTAACAGCACCCCTGTCAAGAAGTATGTCAACTGTTTCTTTATCTGCTGAGAAGAATTCAATACCACCATCTGGGAGTACTTTGATGGTTACTTCACTAGCAGAAGAAACTTTAAAAGCACCAGTAAATCCTCCCCCATCCCCTTCACAAAAACATGTGAGTCTGCTGAGTCCTGCCCTATCTGCAAGTACTTTGGCATTTGCTACACATCAAGACAAAGATCCTTTAGTTCTGCCAAGTCTTGCCCCTTCCGAGAGTACACCTGCAAGGGAAAACTTGTTACCTCTGCCAGCTCCAACTCTGTCAATGAGTACAACAGCAGCAACTTCTTTACCTTTTGGAAAAAATTCCTTATCTCAGCCAAGTCCGGCCCAGCTGCTAACCTTACCAGCATCCATATTGAAGCGTGTGAATGTAAACCAGCCATTAGCActaaaaatcaacaacagacACATTGTTGTGCCACCATACTGCCTTCTCAAATCCAAAGAGGCTGTCAAG GTAGTGCTTCCTCCAGGCACATTTTCCATGCCACCCAACTCTGAAACAACATTCCCATTGACTGTATCTAACAACACTCTTACTACATCTTCACCTGTAACTATGACAACTGTCAACCCTGCAGCCGCAGCTGAACAAGGCACACAACTTGAAGCCAAGGCCAGTGATGAACCTTCCACATCATATGCACAAGCTAGACTAGATTTACCTTCTACATCAGATGTCCCTTTTATATCAGTTCTTGCATCTGATATTCCTTCAACATCAGATGCATATGCTTCATTAGATGTACCTTCTTCATCAGATGACAGTTCActcaacaaaagcaaaagctcTAAGTATGTGTCATCAGGGAAGTGCCATCTTAGAGTAAAGTCACAGTCACAAATCAATCCCTCCCAGTGCATGATGCACAGGTTGTTTGGAGGATTTGATGCCATGCTGCAAATCTTCCAGTTTCTTCAGATTCCAGATCTTCTGCA TGCCAGCCAAGTCTGCTCCACCTGGCTACAGATTGCCCGACAGCGAACcttg TGGCAGTCTGTTAATCTCAAAGACCTTTTAGTGGCTGATTGGGAAAAGGCTTTAAAGTTTATGAGGAGTTGTGGAACCCAAAAGCTG CTCTTAAAGGGTGTGAAACACAAGGGTAGCCAGAGTCAGGCCTGGCAAATTCTGATGGAGAACTTGGACTTGCTAATGGGCTTGCGGCACATAGAATTTGGCCTGGTCCCAGCTGCTGTTGTACATGCTGTTGTGGAGAAGCTTACTCGGCTAGAAGTCTTCAAAGCAGAGCATATCACTCTTTTTACGGATATCTACAGTGAACAGATGTG GACAACACCCACCAAGCTGGATGTGGGCAAGTTTGGTAGTCTGGTTCACCTACGGGAGCTGCGGCTGCGTGGAGTGTTGGGGTTGGTGTTGCCCACATTTACCTTCAATGGAAGTTTATCAGAACTAGCACATCTGAAACATCTTCACTCCTTG TCTCTGACATCCTTGCATGCCATGCGGGACAGCGACTTTAATTTCTTAGCTGACATGAAGCATTTGAGGGAGCTTGAATTGGGCAACTGTCTCAACTGGACCTCTCAG ACGTACTTGCTTTTAGGGGAATTACGAGAGCTGCGGCACCTTCGACTAGAATGTGGTGGAGAGATACCTGACATAGGTCTGGGCGATGCTTTATTATATCTCACGAA ACTTGAGCGCTTGGAGCTGATTCTGTTTGTGATCCCAGCCTCTCTCAACAAAGCTTTGTCAGAACTCACCTGTTTACACACATTGGTCCTGTGGCCTGACACCGGCTGTGGCATCTTG CCAGCAACAGTCAACTCTAACGCCGTAGCTGCTGTCCTCAATGTCAAGCATCTGCAAGTCTTGGAATGGGGTTTAATGGTCAAGGACTCTTCTGCACACTCCAAGTCACTGCTGCAGCAGACTGAGGACAGCAGTACCATACCAGTGCTGTGCAATGGCTGCTCCTTGGATCCAGACTTTCAGCACAGCAATGACGCCATCATGAACTTGACTGTAAAGGAGTTTACCGAGCGCTTGTGCGGTGCTCTCCCTTTGTGTACCAACATCCGCGTCTTTAACACTCAGTTGTTGGTAAAAGGCAAACTTTGTGCATGTGAGTTCACAGAAGACTGCTGCCTGAGGTGA